In Turicibacter sanguinis, a genomic segment contains:
- a CDS encoding class I SAM-dependent methyltransferase: MPRPEVIEQLFDLVDETSMIISSELKMNYLQAMCESCGNIMSQDVSQSVNEEIRQALEKQYSDLEELEFTQEEIRKALQLAILKGLKAERVTNAVMTPDSIALMVSYLISKFIPSAKEMTVADLTVGTGNFLTAILNQIDVEPQAIYGVDVDKDLLQIAYTLSDMQEHAVQFYQQSSLKPMLVEPLDLIVGDLPTGEVVDSSELVDLELSLVSKQVTYLPYLLIENHLKYLKPGGYAFYVIPNDLFSQKGSTEFHQMLTSQANIQALLQLPSSMFKSHELGKSLFIIQKNGEAIQPIKEVLVAQLPSFNDREKFGQTLNRIDNWIKLNK, translated from the coding sequence GTGCCAAGACCTGAAGTAATTGAACAACTATTTGATCTTGTCGATGAAACGTCGATGATCATCAGTTCCGAGTTGAAAATGAATTATTTACAAGCCATGTGTGAATCTTGTGGAAATATTATGTCACAAGATGTAAGTCAATCAGTTAACGAGGAAATTAGACAGGCATTAGAGAAGCAGTATTCTGATTTAGAGGAATTAGAGTTTACTCAAGAGGAAATAAGAAAAGCTCTTCAGTTAGCTATTTTGAAAGGATTAAAAGCCGAGCGTGTAACGAACGCGGTAATGACTCCAGATTCGATTGCCTTAATGGTGTCTTATTTAATTTCAAAATTTATTCCAAGTGCTAAAGAGATGACTGTCGCTGATTTAACAGTGGGAACAGGAAACTTTTTAACAGCCATTTTAAATCAGATTGATGTGGAGCCTCAGGCGATTTATGGAGTAGATGTTGATAAAGATTTGTTACAAATTGCATACACGCTTTCTGATATGCAAGAGCATGCGGTTCAGTTCTATCAACAAAGTTCATTAAAGCCGATGTTAGTTGAGCCACTAGATTTAATTGTTGGAGATTTACCGACTGGAGAAGTAGTAGACTCATCAGAGTTAGTTGACTTGGAGTTATCATTAGTGAGTAAGCAGGTAACGTATTTACCTTATTTATTAATTGAAAATCATCTCAAGTATTTAAAACCAGGTGGTTATGCTTTTTATGTCATTCCAAATGATTTATTTAGTCAAAAAGGTTCAACTGAGTTTCATCAGATGCTGACATCACAGGCCAATATTCAGGCATTATTACAATTGCCATCATCAATGTTTAAAAGTCATGAGTTAGGTAAGAGTTTATTTATCATTCAAAAAAACGGTGAAGCAATTCAACCGATTAAAGAAGTGTTAGTAGCCCAATTACCAAGCTTTAATGATAGAGAAAAATTTGGTCAAACTTTAAATCGTATTGATAATTGGATCAAACTTAATAAGTAA
- the ytfJ gene encoding GerW family sporulation protein: MGEHPIHNLMKISMENIKQMVDVDTIVGNPVNTESGDTIIPISKVAFGFAAGGSEFESTTNTNSDQNPPFGGGSGGGVSITPIAFLVVNQQGVEIKHLEERTHLYERLLEQVPKTVNSIMNEFDKDSKKGE; encoded by the coding sequence ATGGGTGAGCATCCAATTCATAATTTAATGAAAATTTCAATGGAAAATATAAAACAAATGGTTGATGTAGATACGATTGTTGGAAATCCTGTTAACACAGAGAGCGGAGACACGATTATTCCAATTTCTAAAGTTGCATTTGGATTCGCAGCAGGAGGTAGTGAATTTGAATCCACTACGAATACAAATTCTGATCAAAATCCTCCATTTGGTGGAGGTAGTGGTGGAGGAGTTTCAATTACGCCTATTGCCTTTTTAGTGGTAAATCAACAAGGTGTTGAAATCAAACATCTTGAGGAACGTACACATTTATATGAACGTCTTCTTGAACAAGTACCTAAAACAGTCAATAGTATTATGAACGAATTTGATAAAGATTCAAAAAAAGGCGAGTAA
- a CDS encoding DUF2953 domain-containing protein yields the protein MRWIGYFLLFLLCLFILFIFVKIKIRVVFQDESRFVQVKYLFFKYKMDLNPMMKELEKNAELSADKMKDEVTVKKEEVVVKTKTVEQKVIEDSMELDEKPKIKVKRVKKKKRVEKTQEKVSRPKLRQMIRKFKLLFKTGKRVLVRFTKKIRVHQLDSVIHFSVDDPMLNGCLLGSLWAMQANVYGFISRYVKKVDHYHFDVLSQFSGNRIFVDFTCIVSFKLVDIIVVLLTSFRDLMTILKLIRKEEDL from the coding sequence ATGAGATGGATTGGTTATTTTTTGTTATTTTTACTGTGTCTATTTATCTTATTTATTTTTGTAAAGATTAAGATTCGAGTTGTTTTTCAAGATGAGTCTCGTTTTGTACAAGTGAAATATTTGTTTTTTAAATATAAGATGGATTTAAATCCGATGATGAAAGAGCTAGAGAAAAACGCTGAGCTATCAGCTGATAAAATGAAAGATGAGGTTACAGTGAAAAAGGAAGAAGTCGTTGTTAAAACGAAAACGGTTGAACAGAAAGTCATTGAAGATTCCATGGAGTTAGATGAGAAGCCCAAGATAAAGGTGAAACGAGTTAAGAAAAAGAAGCGAGTTGAAAAAACGCAGGAAAAAGTGAGTCGCCCAAAATTAAGGCAGATGATTAGGAAGTTTAAATTGTTATTTAAAACGGGTAAACGAGTGCTTGTGCGCTTTACGAAAAAGATTAGGGTGCATCAGTTGGATTCAGTGATTCATTTTAGTGTAGATGATCCGATGTTAAATGGGTGCTTACTCGGTAGTCTTTGGGCCATGCAAGCTAATGTTTATGGATTTATTAGTCGTTATGTCAAGAAAGTTGACCACTATCACTTTGATGTTTTGAGCCAATTTAGTGGAAATCGTATTTTTGTTGATTTTACGTGCATAGTCTCATTTAAATTAGTCGATATTATAGTTGTCTTATTAACGTCTTTTAGAGATTTAATGACAATTTTAAAACTAATTCGTAAAGAGGAGGATTTATAG
- the asnB gene encoding asparagine synthase (glutamine-hydrolyzing) has product MCGLFGVVNYKQIEMKTPYDMSCVQAVFHRGPDEGGMFYGKHVFLGHRRLSVVDIEQGKQPMSFHHYTMVYNGELYNTEEIREELKALGYTFKGHSDTEVLLKAYVCFGEKVVEKLNGIYAFAVWNSKEQTLYVARDRAGVKPLYYSLLPDGIIVASEQKQILHYTQKNEVTIEGFQELLGVGPSHTPGNGLFKGIKELKPGHYMVVKSGGIKITKYWDLVAKEHTDDFETTVEKTREILVDAIKRQLVSDVPLCTFLSGGLDSSIITAIAANEMKNLHTFSIDYEDNRKYFQKTAFTVSEDNDFIKLMSDRFHTNHHYCVITNQDLADALKDAVLLRDMPGMADVDSSLHWFCKEIKKDFTVGLSGECADEIFGGYPWFYREPMNGMFPWLRDLAIRNTLLKPEWQEKLNLVGYATDRFNESIAQADIVEGDSALNNEKRQLTYLNIKWFMTTLLDRKDRMSMGASLEVRVPFADHRIMEYLYNVPWDMKFYGNEEKGLLRKAMEGILPNEVLYRKKNPYPKTHNPHYTAIVQALLREALSDETSILHEIFDENKLWALANSDDEIITRPWFGQLMTQPQLIAYLYQFHVWFKAYQLNIVE; this is encoded by the coding sequence ATGTGTGGATTATTTGGGGTAGTAAATTATAAACAAATTGAGATGAAAACACCTTATGACATGAGTTGTGTACAAGCTGTTTTTCATCGAGGGCCAGATGAAGGGGGGATGTTTTATGGGAAACATGTCTTTTTAGGGCATCGTCGCTTATCGGTCGTTGATATTGAGCAAGGGAAACAGCCGATGTCATTTCATCATTATACGATGGTTTATAACGGTGAGTTATATAATACCGAAGAGATTCGCGAGGAGTTAAAAGCTTTAGGCTATACTTTTAAAGGACATTCAGATACTGAGGTTTTGTTAAAGGCGTATGTCTGCTTTGGCGAAAAAGTAGTTGAAAAGCTAAATGGGATTTATGCTTTTGCCGTATGGAATTCTAAAGAGCAAACATTATATGTGGCGAGAGACCGTGCTGGTGTTAAGCCGCTTTATTATTCTTTGTTACCAGATGGAATTATTGTAGCGTCTGAGCAAAAGCAAATTTTACACTATACGCAAAAAAATGAAGTGACCATTGAAGGATTTCAAGAGTTATTAGGTGTTGGGCCTTCTCATACGCCAGGAAACGGATTATTTAAAGGGATCAAAGAGTTAAAACCAGGTCATTATATGGTGGTTAAATCAGGGGGTATTAAAATTACGAAATACTGGGATTTAGTCGCAAAAGAACATACAGATGATTTTGAAACAACTGTTGAAAAAACACGTGAAATTTTAGTAGATGCAATTAAACGACAACTGGTTTCTGATGTGCCACTTTGTACCTTTTTATCAGGAGGACTTGATTCTTCAATCATTACAGCTATTGCAGCAAATGAGATGAAAAATCTTCATACCTTTTCAATTGATTATGAAGATAATAGAAAGTATTTTCAAAAAACGGCTTTTACGGTATCTGAAGATAATGATTTTATTAAGTTGATGTCTGATCGTTTTCATACGAATCACCATTATTGTGTCATTACAAATCAAGATTTAGCGGATGCTTTAAAAGATGCTGTTTTATTACGTGATATGCCAGGGATGGCGGATGTAGATTCATCGTTACATTGGTTTTGTAAAGAGATTAAAAAAGATTTTACGGTTGGTTTGTCAGGTGAATGTGCCGATGAAATTTTTGGAGGATATCCTTGGTTTTATCGTGAACCAATGAATGGGATGTTTCCATGGCTTCGTGATTTAGCAATTCGTAATACGTTGTTAAAACCAGAGTGGCAAGAAAAATTGAATTTAGTCGGTTATGCAACAGATCGTTTTAATGAGTCCATTGCACAGGCAGATATTGTAGAAGGCGATAGTGCTTTGAATAATGAGAAACGACAATTGACTTATTTAAATATTAAATGGTTTATGACGACATTGCTTGATCGTAAAGATCGTATGAGTATGGGAGCGAGTCTTGAAGTTCGTGTGCCATTTGCGGATCATCGAATTATGGAATATCTTTATAATGTGCCTTGGGATATGAAGTTCTATGGGAATGAAGAAAAAGGCTTGTTAAGAAAAGCGATGGAAGGAATTTTACCAAATGAAGTGTTGTATCGAAAAAAAAACCCGTATCCAAAAACACATAATCCTCATTACACAGCGATTGTCCAAGCTTTGTTAAGAGAAGCGTTGAGTGATGAAACGTCTATTTTGCATGAGATTTTTGACGAGAATAAGTTATGGGCTTTAGCTAATTCAGATGATGAGATTATTACAAGACCTTGGTTTGGACAACTGATGACACAGCCGCAGCTTATTGCTTATTTGTATCAATTTCATGTTTGGTTTAAAGCGTATCAGTTAAATATTGTGGAGTAG
- the yidD gene encoding membrane protein insertion efficiency factor YidD, whose protein sequence is MIKFIQFYQKYISPLSPPNCRYYPTCSHYAIEAIEKHGVLKGGYLAFKRILRCNPWGSLGYDPVPEKKSCHCHKHQK, encoded by the coding sequence ATGATCAAATTCATACAATTTTATCAAAAATACATCTCCCCACTTTCTCCCCCCAACTGCCGATACTATCCTACCTGTTCTCACTACGCCATCGAAGCCATCGAAAAACACGGTGTCCTAAAAGGAGGCTACCTAGCCTTTAAACGCATTTTACGTTGTAATCCTTGGGGAAGCCTTGGTTACGATCCTGTTCCAGAAAAAAAATCATGTCACTGTCATAAGCATCAAAAATAA
- a CDS encoding trimeric intracellular cation channel family protein → MDLITFFEYIGLFVFAASGAMCAIEKKMDFFGILTLATVTAIGGGVIRDVVTDIGVPVFFSKYEYMLTILISTILVICLRGRIKWQTSFLILDAIGLSVFTIAAGMKAIDLNYNFMTFLFVSVITAVGGGVIRDILAQEVPSILKHEIYAVASLIGAICFWFLHPYLGIMISAYLCLSIIFIIRLVTIHYQMHLPYIEEGKIYLKKTQAS, encoded by the coding sequence ATGGATCTAATCACATTCTTTGAATATATCGGACTCTTCGTATTTGCCGCATCCGGTGCGATGTGTGCTATCGAAAAAAAAATGGACTTCTTTGGAATCCTAACACTTGCAACCGTCACAGCTATCGGTGGAGGAGTTATACGTGATGTTGTAACAGATATCGGAGTACCTGTGTTCTTTTCAAAATACGAATACATGCTAACCATTCTCATCTCAACCATTCTTGTTATCTGCTTACGAGGACGTATCAAATGGCAGACCTCTTTTCTCATTCTAGATGCCATCGGATTATCCGTTTTTACTATTGCAGCCGGAATGAAAGCCATCGATCTCAACTATAACTTCATGACCTTCCTCTTCGTATCAGTTATTACAGCTGTTGGTGGTGGTGTGATTCGTGACATCTTAGCACAAGAAGTCCCAAGTATTTTAAAACATGAAATTTATGCCGTTGCATCCTTAATTGGGGCCATCTGCTTTTGGTTCTTACACCCTTATCTCGGTATAATGATTAGTGCTTACTTATGTCTTTCAATCATCTTTATCATTCGTTTAGTCACAATCCATTATCAAATGCATCTTCCTTACATCGAAGAAGGTAAAATATACTTAAAGAAAACCCAAGCATCTTAA